The Flavobacterium piscisymbiosum genome includes a region encoding these proteins:
- a CDS encoding alpha/beta hydrolase translates to MKNKITILFAFCLLLGTTAKAQETVKLYTGKAPGSENWTQKEAQMYSDLFKTEVVYNVTDPSLLVYQVPKGVKNTGTAIVIAPGGGFQSLSINREGKELAEILSKKGITAFVLKYRLNKTETNDPAREMMEKLKDRAAFEKNSLATIKLAAQDGKNALKYVRDNASKYGIDTKKVGIIGFSAGSTVAMETVLENTADQLPDFVANIYGGPRPELLTVATPEKKIPMFLCAASDDQLKLAPRSIQMYNKWLEAGQSVELHMYSKGGHGFGTGKQNLPVDSWETRFEEWLTLQGFLN, encoded by the coding sequence ATGAAAAATAAAATCACCATACTATTTGCTTTTTGCCTGCTTTTAGGCACAACAGCAAAAGCGCAGGAAACCGTAAAACTATACACCGGAAAAGCTCCGGGATCTGAAAACTGGACGCAAAAAGAAGCTCAAATGTACTCTGACCTTTTTAAAACAGAAGTAGTTTACAATGTCACCGATCCTTCATTATTGGTTTATCAGGTTCCAAAAGGAGTAAAAAATACAGGAACTGCTATTGTAATCGCTCCGGGCGGAGGTTTTCAGAGTTTATCCATCAACAGAGAAGGAAAAGAATTGGCTGAAATCCTTAGCAAAAAAGGCATCACGGCTTTTGTTTTGAAATACCGTTTGAACAAAACCGAAACCAATGATCCGGCAAGAGAAATGATGGAGAAGCTCAAAGACAGAGCAGCTTTCGAAAAAAACTCTTTGGCTACTATAAAGTTAGCAGCGCAAGACGGAAAAAATGCTTTAAAATATGTGCGTGACAATGCCTCAAAATACGGCATCGATACTAAAAAAGTCGGCATAATTGGGTTTTCTGCAGGAAGTACAGTGGCGATGGAAACAGTTCTGGAAAATACAGCAGATCAATTACCGGATTTTGTAGCCAATATTTACGGAGGTCCAAGACCTGAATTATTAACGGTTGCAACTCCAGAGAAAAAAATCCCGATGTTTTTGTGCGCAGCCAGCGACGATCAGTTAAAACTGGCTCCAAGAAGTATTCAGATGTACAATAAATGGCTGGAAGCCGGACAAAGTGTCGAACTGCATATGTACTCAAAAGGCGGTCACGGATTTGGAACAGGAAAACAAAACCTGCCGGTAGATTCCTGGGAAACCCGTTTTGAAGAATGGCTTACACTACAAGGATTTCTAAACTAA